The Miscanthus floridulus cultivar M001 chromosome 17, ASM1932011v1, whole genome shotgun sequence genome has a window encoding:
- the LOC136516642 gene encoding transcription factor MYB3R-1-like, whose product MMTGEKQMTSKGTESSSSSVPPDGGVSREPPKGGRLPNGRTTGPARRSSKGNWTPEVDDILREAVETYKGKNWKKIAESFPGRTDVQCLHRWQKVLNPELVKGPWSKGEDEIIIQMVNKHGPKKWSTIAQALPGRIGKQCRERWHNHLNPGINKDAWTQDEEIRLIHAHQTYGNKWAELTKFLPGRTDNAIKNHWHSSVKKKVDSYRSFGLLAQFQGLTPVEYTPGGLNVDSSSAMTNQISEDSGFNVFREAEDSMELSQSSFAKGSCSQEEQTDVTLGSHLHVHESLCQDGFTNAENGASALPDMHHHLSTSDMDQDKHLQEGIDLDKHLQQEFSQGIDLHLDIDEVPNNFVIRDSQASNELAVQFQDTQIMNSSENDGVSLIPYAVTPCIPILPSVSGCEHNINVMSEVGIKNDNCFQSEKWQDISIQSGAYSSEAASNFSAPLYPLQTAEPATMIGGPVYYQSFVTSLPPGFISSDGASNASGVQFETSHNPVSCQDLEIKTCHNPSSDPDQNSYISSEDDRNRTSEPMDCIPESEKKQQVDVEQSCLEPAAYSGKEPLSSHGDTILSEKEDAGALCYEPPCFPSFEVPFVSCELVNSSDLPEYSPLGIRELMRTSLNFPTPVRLWGSPPRDGSPDAMLKNAVKRFVCTPSIMKKRPRDLSSPGPDIRNGKKSNTEKDCRSSGMSSTRVGKSCMDSPDDSADLVSPKERTAFQKKLKLSHENKENLNKITDQGENEGNAKHSIGILTQSSVDNHNTPKHGPNFQSQGLNTSAQALSNSKDIIFSRSKPSELLVDKSAACIDADYEYVNILADTPGIKRGLESPSAWKSPFFTPFQDAYFMSPASRTFDALGLVKQINEQSAAAVEEAHVVLASGSPWKRHNKENSDKENIENTALKHEHVTSKPPSILLAEARVLDFNECSTPVRKKEDKKLEIALGGSASSPVTSSYRMNVR is encoded by the exons ATGATGACGGGTGAAAAGCAAATGACTTCGAAGGGCACAGAGTCTTCATCTTCTTCTGTTCCTCCTGATGGAGGAGTCAGCAGGGAACCTCCAAAAGGGGGGAGATTACCCAATGG GAGGACAACTGGTCCAGCACGTCGCTCATCCAAGGGAAATTGGACTCCAGAAGTG GATGACATACTTCGCGAAGCTGTTGAAACTTACAAGGGAAAAAATTGGAAAAAGATAG CTGAATCTTTTCCAGGTAGGACTGATGTTCAATGTTTGCATAGGTGGCAGAAGGTTTTGAACCCTGAACTTGTTAAAGGGCCATGGTCCAAAGGA GAAGATGAGATCATTATTCAGATGGTAAACAAACATGGGCCAAAGAAATGGTCGACCATAGCCCAAGCTCTTCCTGGACGTATTGGAAAGCAATGTCGGGAAAG ATGGCACAACCATCTTAATCCTGGGATCAATAAGGACGCATGGACACAAGACGAGGAAATCAGGCTCATCCATGCTCATCAAACTTATGGAAACAAATGGGCTGAATTGACAAAGTTTTTACCAGGAAG GACAGACAATGCAATTAAAAATCATTGGCACAGCTCGGTGAAGAAGAAAGTTGATTCATACAGATCATTTGGTTTACTGGCTCAATTCCAGGGTCTCACACCTGTTGAATACACTCCTGGTGGTTTAAATGTTGATTCTTCATCTGCCATGACCAATCAAATTAGCGAAGACAGTGGTTTTAATGTTTTTCGGGAGGCTGAAGATTCAATGGAGTTAAGTCAATCATCGTTTGCCAAGGGTTCTTGCTCTCAGGAGGAGCAAACTGATGTGACTTTGGGATCTCATTTGCATGTGCATGAATCTTTGTGTCAAGATGGTTTCACCAATGCTGAGAATGGTGCTTCTGCTTTACCTGACATGCATCACCACTTATCCACTTCTGACATGGATCAAGATAAACACTTGCAGGAAGGAATAGATTTGGATAAACACTTGCAGCAAGAGTTTTCTCAAGGAATAGATTTGCATCTTGATATAGATGAAGTGCCAAACAACTTTGTGATAAGAGATAGCCAGGCATCCAATGAGCTTGCAGTTCAATTTCAGGACACACAGATTATGAATAGTTCAGAAAATGATGGAGTATCTTTGATACCATATGCTGTAACACCATGTATTCCCATCTTACCTAGTGTTTCTGGATGTGAGCATAACATAAATGTGATGTCCGAAGTGGGCATTAAAAATGATAATTGTTTCCAATCTGAAAAGTGGCAGGATATTTCCATTCAATCAGGTGCATATTCTTCTGAAGCTGCAAGCAACTTTTCAGCACCACTTTACCCATTGCAGACAGCTGAACCAGCAACAATGATAGGTGGCCCTGTGTATTATCAGAGTTTTGTAACGTCATTACCACCGGGCTTCATTTCTTCAGATGGTGCTTCTAATGCATCTGGTGTCCAATTTGAGACAAGTCACAATCCTGTTTCTTGCCAAGATTTGGAGATTAAAACTTGCCACAATCCTTCCAGTGATCCTGATCAAAATTCATATATTAGCAGCGAAGATGACAGAAACAGGACTTCTGAACCAATGGATTGCATACCAGAATCTGAAAAGAAACAGCAGGTTGACGTTGAACAATCATGTTTGGAGCCTGCAGCCTACAGTGGAAAGGAACCATTATCAAGTCATGGTGACACCATATTAAGTGAAAAGGAGGATGCTGGAGCTCTATGCTATGAACCTCCTTGCTTTCCGAGTTTTGAAGTTCCCTTTGTCAGCTGTGAGCTTGTAAACTCCAGCGATCTCCCAGAATATAGTCCTCTTGGCATTCGAGAGTTGATGAGGACATCCTTGAACTTCCCTACCCCAGTAAGATTGTGGGGCTCCCCTCCTAGGGATGGTAGTCCTGATGCTATGCTAAAGAATGCTGTCAAAAGATTCGTGTGCACCCCGTCCATAATGAAAAAAAGGCCTAGAGACCTATCATCTCCTGGTCCTGATATAAGAAACGGAAAGAAATCAAATACTGAAAAGGATTGTAGGAGCTCAGGCATGTCCTCTACAAGAGTTGGGAAATCTTGCATGGATAGCCCTGATGATTCAGCTGATTTAGTTTCACCAAAAGAGAGAACTGCATTTCAAAAGAAGCTCAAGCTTTCTCACGAAAACAAAGAAAATTTGAATAAAATTACTgatcaaggagaaaatgaaggCAATGCAAAG CATTCTATAGGGATTCTTACTCAGAGCAGTGTCGACAACCACAATACACCTAAGCATGGTCCAAATTTTCAAAGTCAGGGGCTAAATACCAGTGCGCAGGCTTTGTCTAACTCTAAAGACAtaatattttctagatcaaagCCATCAGAGCTTCTTGTTGATAAATCTGCAGCCTGCATTGATGCAGATTATGAGTATGTGAACAT ATTGGCTGATACTCCAGGTATTAAAAGAGGCTTAGAATCTCCTTCTGCATGGAAGTCTCCTTTCTTCACACCATTCCAG GATGCATACTTCATGAGCCCAGCAAGCAGAACTTTTGATGCCTTAGGATTGGTGAAGCAGATTAATGAGCAGAGTGCTGCTGCTGTGGAGGAAGCACATGTAGTTCTGGCAAGTGGAAGCCCATGGAAACGACATAACAAGGAAAACTCTGACAAAGAAAATATAGAAAATACAGCTTTGAAGCATGAACATGTAACAAGCAAACCTCCATCCATACTCTTG GCAGAGGCACGGGTGCTCGATTTCAATGAATGCTCCACACCTGTGAGGAAGAAAGAAGATAAGAAATTGGAAATAGCTTTAGGAGGATCTGCAAGCTCCCCTGTTACTTCCTCGTATCGGATGAATGTGCGGTAA